CTAATAGGAGATTTTACTGGCATTGAGAAGGTTATAAGCATTGCTAAGGATAAGAATGGCGATGGCAAACCCGAAGAAGTATATGAATATTTCCCTGAAGTAAAAAAATTGACCACACCGTTAAAGCCAACAACATCTTTCTATAAAGGCATTGATGATTTGAAAAAAGAAATTATAATGGGAGACATTTTTACAATAAATTACTCATATAAAATGAACTCTTTGCCATTGCTTAAAGCCAAACTTAAAAGTGGAAGAGATGTATATAAGTTTAAACATGGCTATTCAGTAAAAATGTATGACCCTGATGCTCCAACAACAATAACAGGTGAGTATTTTTTTGGCAAGAAAGAAGGTAAATATGACCTAATTTTTACTACTTATTACTATAAATTATACAGAACCAAGATATCCCCGCCTTTGATTTATTCAGTATATTGCAAAGATACCAATGATAAATATATAGCAGATATAGTTGAAGAGCTTTTGAAGATGGTAGAATAAAATTATTTTTGTGTGTGATGGTATAATAAAAACCCTGCTATTATAAAGCAGGGTTTTTTTCGTTTATGTTATTTTCCCTGTAGTCGCGAACGCAAAGAGTCAACCATTTTTATGAACAATGCATAAAAATCCTGTAATTCATCATTTTTACGCAATGGTCGTGGATTGGGTATGGTACCATTAATAATATCATTAAAATAATTTGACATAACGTAAATTGGCCCAGCAATTTTGTGAGTTTTTCTAATCAAAACAAAATATAGTATTATTCCCTGCAGTATAACAAATCCTATAATGATTACCAATAATATGTTATTTAATTCAATAATTTTCTTGATTGTATTAATATTATTTACATGGTCATTGGCAATATTTTTTATTGCTAATTTTTGTTCCGAATCGTGTGGTGACTGTGAGTATGCAATTAATGCTTCAACAATGTTATCCTGTATCTGAATGATATGTATGAGTCGTTTGTTATTAGCAGCTGCATTGACACCTATTGCAGCAATAATTATAGCAACAATTACAAAAACAATAGCTATAAGCGAAAACGTGGTTTTAAGCTGAAATTTCTTGTTTATTATATATTGCTTTCTCTGCTTCATAATGTATAACCTTTTTGTTAAAATTTTTAAACGCAGTGAATATAAATAATAAACTGATTTTATAATATGTCAATCTTAAAATTATAAATTATTTAAAAAGTTTTTGTATAATATTCATATCAACTAGCATTCTGAAAAAACAGCGTAAGGGGAACCCTATGACATTTGTGAGCGACCCGTTAATTGTTTCAATTATAATATGTCCATACTCCTGAGCTGCATAAGAACCAGCTTTATCCATGTAATAAATTTTTGATAAATAATCCCTGATATCATTATCTAGAAGTTTTTTGAACGTTACATGTGTGATTTCATAATCAGTGTGTGTATGATAGCTGTTTTCATGAATGAAAAGTAAACTTATAGATGAAATCACCTGATGTGTTCTCCCAGACAATTTTGCAATCATAGAATATGCATGATCATAATCAACTGGCTTACCTAAGATTTCATTATCTATAGTTACTATTGTGTCACATGTTATGATAAGTGATGGGTTTATTTTTATTTTTTTGTTAATGTCATTCAATTTATCATCAGATGCTCTTTGTACAAATTGCAGTGGTGTTTCATTGGGTTGGGGTATTTCCTCAACGTGAGGATGAATAATTGTTATATTAGTAAATAGCTTTTGCAAAAGGTCTTTTCTTCGGGGAGATGAGGATCCAAGAATGATGTCCATATATTTATTTGAGAATTACTTTTTCGTTAAGCTTGTATACTCTTGTTACATTTTTAATCTGCTTAAGTCGTTTTAATATCTCATTGAGGTGACTGATGCTTTTTACTTCAAGAACAAATTTCAATATAGCCTGATCTTTTGCTACTACTGATGCTTCAGCCCGTATAATATTAGTTTTTGTTAAAGAAATTTCATCGGCAACATCCTTCAATAAATTAGTCCTGTCAATTGCTTCAACAGCAATTTTAACAGGATACGTACTTTCTGATTGTTCCCATTGTATATCTACAAAACGTTCACTTTCATTCTGCAATCGTTGCAATGCTGGACAGTTTTTTTTATGTACAGTAATGCCTCTTCCTCGTGTGATAAACCCTACCACATCGTCACCGGGTATTGGTTGGCAGCATTGCGAAAGGCGTATCATGACGTTATTTGTTCCATCTATAGTTATGCCAACTTTCTTTTTATTGGTATAACTTTTAATTTTAACAAGTTCATTTTCTGGGATGCTGACACTGGCAACTTTTTCCCTTTTTTCTTTTTGTTTTTCATGTTTTTCTTCTTTTTCAGAATGTTCTTCTTCACCTTCTGCATTTTTTCTAAGCCAGTTGCGTATTTTATACCGTGCGTTGGAAGATTTAACAAACTTAAGCCATGCAGGTGAAGGATGTCCTTTTTTGCTTGTTAAAATTTCAACTATGTCACCACTTTTGAGTTCGGTTTTCAATGGGACAAGCTGGTTGTTTACTTTTGCTCCAATACAGTGGTTCCCAATTTCTGTATGTATTAAATATGCAAAGTCCACCGGAGTTGAGCCTTTAGCTAATTTTATAATTTTACCTTTGGGGGTGAAGACAAAGATTTCATCTTCATAAAGGTCCATCTTGAGTTCTTTAATAAATTCACGCGTATCCTTGATCTCATTCTGCCATTCATTTATGTTATTTAGTATTGTGATATTTTTGTATTTAGGCTTAAATGATTTAAGACCTTCTTTATATAACCAGTGAGCAGCAATACCCATCTCAGCAGTTGCGTGCATGTCCCATGTACGTATCTGAATTTCCAGAGGATGGCCATCGGGTCCAATAACTGTTGTATGTAATGATTGGTACATATTTGATTTTGGGACAGCGATATAATCTTTAAATCGGGAAGGTATAGGTGTCCATATTGTATGAACAATTCCTAGAATGCCATAACAGTCTTTCACTTCGTTAGTTATAATTCTGATTGCCCTAAGGTCAAAAATGTCATCAAAGGTTCTTCCTTGCTGCAGTTTTTTAAAGATTGAATAATGATGTTTAATCCTTCCTTGTATTTGGGCTTCAATATTTAGCTCCTTTAAACGTTGTTCCAAAATATGTCGTATAGATTCAATAAATGCTTCAAGTTCGCTTCTACGAGCTTTTATATGTTCAATAATTTCTTTATATTCTTCAGGATGGAGTATTTTGAACGCCAGGTCTTCAAGCTCACTGCGTATTTTTGACATGCCAAGACGACCAGCAAGCGGTGCATAAATATCAAGAACTTCCTGAGCAATGTATTTTTGTTTATGTTCAGGCTGGAACATTATTGTCCGCATATTATGCAACTTATCAGCAAGTTTAATAATAATCACTCGCGCATCATGAATTGTAGCTAAAAGCATTTTTCGCAGTGTTTCGGCTTGTTCTTTTTGTTTTGTTTGTTTTTTTAAGGAGGATATTTTTGTCACACCATCAACAAGAGTAGCTATCTCTTCCCCAAACAATTCTTTTATTTTTTGAAGATTGATGGGAGTGTCCTCAACAACATCGTGCAGAAGAGCTGCAATAATTGTAGTTTCATCCATTTTTAAGTTAGCCAAGATGATGGCCACTTCCATAGGATGAACAATATACGGTTCACCGGAGAGGCGTTGTTGATCTTTATGAGCTTCGCTTGCTATTTCGTAGGCTTTCCTGATATTTTCAATATTTATTTCGGGATTATTTTCGTTAATAACAGCTATAAGAGTGTCTAAATCCCTGCTTTTTATTTTCAGATCTATTGGCGACATGGTTTTAATATCTTAAATATTTTTTATAAATTGTGTGACACATACATAATTAAATATAATTACAAAGGTTCATTTTTTCAATTATAATATTAACCACAGCATTAATTATTTAACTTTTGTTGTATTTTATGCCGTATTGAAAAAAATTTCTTCAACTATGATAAAATATTCCGATGATAATATTGGTTGATAATTACAAGACACTCCTATTCGCACATTTACCGGGTTGAAGGCTTTTGCAGCAGGCACTCCTGCAAAAGCCTTATATTTTTAATACACACCCTGAGTAATACATTCAATTAAATAAAGAAAATAACCGTTAATTAATGTATAATAATAACTATGATAGTATTAATTAACGAAAATAATCCACAGAAGCGGTTTATCAAGAAAGCAAAGGAAGTTCTTGAAGAGGGTGGTATTATTATTTTCCCCACTGACACGGTATATGCATACGGATGCGATATAAACGATAAACGAGCAATAGAACGTTTATATCAAATTAAAAAAATTCCTAATAACAAGCCTCTAAGTTTCATTTTTTCAGATATTTCAGAAATATCCCAGTATGTGCGTAATGTTTCGGATATTGCATTTAAAATAATGAAAAAGGCTTTCCCAGGTCCATATACTTTTATTTTTCAGGCTTCAAAGTTAGTACCAAAAATTGCAATTACCAATCAAAAGACCATTGGTGTCAGAATTCCGGATAATACCATTGCCCTTGAACTTGTACAGGCATTAGGGCATCCAATTATGACTGCCAGTGTAAGTACTAAAGAAGGACATTATGTCATTGATCCGGTTGAACTTGATAAAGAATACCGCAATGCGGTAGATATGATATTAAGTTGTGGCCCAAAGATAAGCCAACCTTCAACAGTGGTTGACTTTTCGGGGGGTGATATCAAGATTGTCCGCAAAGGAAAGGGTCAACTATTTTTTATTGAGGAGGAATAAGAGGTAATGGATGCATTGTTAAGCTTTTTGATGAAACTTCTGGCAATTGTTATTTATATAGCTATGGGAGCATTGGTGTCGTGGATATTTTATAGTTTAAAACGGCGCGATCTGTTTGGCGGTTTTATTGGAGGGATGGTTATAGGTGTTATTGGTGCATTAATCGGTGGATTTATTTTGGACAAATTACTGCTGGATATTACAATAAAAATATTGCGTTTTTTAGTCTATGATACGGGTGTAAACATCATAGCAGCATTTATTGGTGGATATGCAGCTGTGTATATCATGAACAAACTCAATCATGATAAAGAACGCAA
Above is a genomic segment from Spirochaetota bacterium containing:
- a CDS encoding L-threonylcarbamoyladenylate synthase, which gives rise to MIVLINENNPQKRFIKKAKEVLEEGGIIIFPTDTVYAYGCDINDKRAIERLYQIKKIPNNKPLSFIFSDISEISQYVRNVSDIAFKIMKKAFPGPYTFIFQASKLVPKIAITNQKTIGVRIPDNTIALELVQALGHPIMTASVSTKEGHYVIDPVELDKEYRNAVDMILSCGPKISQPSTVVDFSGGDIKIVRKGKGQLFFIEEE
- a CDS encoding bifunctional (p)ppGpp synthetase/guanosine-3',5'-bis(diphosphate) 3'-pyrophosphohydrolase; amino-acid sequence: MSPIDLKIKSRDLDTLIAVINENNPEINIENIRKAYEIASEAHKDQQRLSGEPYIVHPMEVAIILANLKMDETTIIAALLHDVVEDTPINLQKIKELFGEEIATLVDGVTKISSLKKQTKQKEQAETLRKMLLATIHDARVIIIKLADKLHNMRTIMFQPEHKQKYIAQEVLDIYAPLAGRLGMSKIRSELEDLAFKILHPEEYKEIIEHIKARRSELEAFIESIRHILEQRLKELNIEAQIQGRIKHHYSIFKKLQQGRTFDDIFDLRAIRIITNEVKDCYGILGIVHTIWTPIPSRFKDYIAVPKSNMYQSLHTTVIGPDGHPLEIQIRTWDMHATAEMGIAAHWLYKEGLKSFKPKYKNITILNNINEWQNEIKDTREFIKELKMDLYEDEIFVFTPKGKIIKLAKGSTPVDFAYLIHTEIGNHCIGAKVNNQLVPLKTELKSGDIVEILTSKKGHPSPAWLKFVKSSNARYKIRNWLRKNAEGEEEHSEKEEKHEKQKEKREKVASVSIPENELVKIKSYTNKKKVGITIDGTNNVMIRLSQCCQPIPGDDVVGFITRGRGITVHKKNCPALQRLQNESERFVDIQWEQSESTYPVKIAVEAIDRTNLLKDVADEISLTKTNIIRAEASVVAKDQAILKFVLEVKSISHLNEILKRLKQIKNVTRVYKLNEKVILK
- a CDS encoding Maf family protein — its product is MDIILGSSSPRRKDLLQKLFTNITIIHPHVEEIPQPNETPLQFVQRASDDKLNDINKKIKINPSLIITCDTIVTIDNEILGKPVDYDHAYSMIAKLSGRTHQVISSISLLFIHENSYHTHTDYEITHVTFKKLLDNDIRDYLSKIYYMDKAGSYAAQEYGHIIIETINGSLTNVIGFPLRCFFRMLVDMNIIQKLFK